A DNA window from Aminipila luticellarii contains the following coding sequences:
- a CDS encoding DUF7768 domain-containing protein, which yields MKLIYVASPYAGDIEQNTAFARKACRHVMNEGHAFFAPHLLYPQLLDDSNPQERQAGLDMGLAMLPRCDELWCYGDRISYGMHLEIEEAVRIGIPVRRVMEQENGFAIGRAKGTEPAEAPQQAMRMA from the coding sequence ATGAAATTAATCTATGTGGCGTCCCCTTATGCCGGGGACATCGAACAGAACACCGCATTTGCCAGGAAAGCGTGCCGCCATGTGATGAACGAGGGGCACGCTTTTTTTGCGCCCCATCTGTTATATCCGCAGCTCCTTGATGATTCCAATCCGCAGGAGCGTCAGGCGGGTCTGGATATGGGACTTGCCATGCTGCCCCGCTGTGACGAGTTGTGGTGCTACGGCGACCGCATCTCCTATGGAATGCACCTTGAAATCGAGGAAGCGGTCAGAATCGGAATCCCGGTTCGCCGGGTGATGGAACAGGAAAACGGCTTTGCCATCGGCAGAGCCAAAGGCACCGAACCGGCCGAAGCTCCCCAGCAGGCGATGAGGATGGCCTGA
- a CDS encoding conjugal transfer protein TrbL family protein, with product MFIWDFVLGTVMDQIIEWLYGQVVGFLADFFAQMGNMGVELFEMSWVQSIVLFFSYLAWALYGTGLVVSAFETGIEYQHGRGSIKDTALNAIKGFMAVSLFTIVPVELFKLSVNLQSSLTAGITGYGTSFGDLAGNIISELGSSPDMVGAMGSGVFGGLAVITSPILLLFMIIMMGYAVIKVFFANLKRGGILLIQIAVGSLYMFSVPRGYIDGFTQWCKQIIGLCLTTFLQATILAAGLMVLRTHALLGLGLMLAAGEVPRIAGAFGLDTSTKANVMSAVYTAQAAVNTTRTIVQAVAPK from the coding sequence ATGTTCATATGGGACTTTGTCCTTGGAACCGTGATGGATCAGATCATCGAATGGCTCTACGGACAGGTGGTCGGTTTTCTGGCCGATTTTTTTGCACAGATGGGAAATATGGGCGTGGAGCTGTTCGAAATGAGCTGGGTGCAGTCCATCGTCCTGTTTTTTTCCTATCTGGCTTGGGCGCTGTATGGAACCGGGCTGGTGGTGTCGGCGTTTGAAACCGGCATCGAGTACCAGCACGGCCGGGGCAGCATCAAGGACACCGCCTTAAACGCCATTAAGGGCTTTATGGCGGTGTCCCTTTTTACCATCGTGCCGGTGGAGCTGTTCAAGCTCTCGGTCAATCTCCAGAGCAGCCTCACGGCGGGGATCACCGGCTATGGAACCAGCTTTGGCGACCTTGCCGGGAACATCATTTCCGAGCTTGGCAGCTCACCGGATATGGTTGGCGCCATGGGCTCCGGCGTGTTCGGAGGGCTGGCTGTCATTACAAGCCCCATCCTGCTGCTCTTTATGATCATCATGATGGGGTACGCGGTCATTAAGGTGTTCTTTGCCAACCTGAAGCGCGGCGGCATCCTGCTCATACAGATTGCCGTGGGCAGCCTGTATATGTTTTCCGTTCCCCGCGGCTACATCGACGGTTTTACACAGTGGTGCAAGCAGATCATCGGTCTGTGCCTCACCACATTTTTGCAGGCAACCATCCTTGCGGCGGGGCTTATGGTGCTGCGAACCCACGCTCTGCTGGGGCTTGGTCTGATGCTGGCCGCAGGAGAAGTACCGCGAATTGCCGGAGCCTTCGGGCTGGATACCAGTACAAAGGCCAACGTGATGAGCGCCGTGTATACCGCACAGGCTGCCGTCAACACCACCCGCACCATCGTACAGGCGGTAGCGCCGAAATAA
- a CDS encoding pyridoxamine 5'-phosphate oxidase family protein → MDYRKEFERMMQTQTAMALATAADGAPNVRIVNFYYDAETKALYFSTFSDNQKVAEFEKNPHAAFTTIPESGEEHVRVRNGIVRKSSVSVEAIKDQFLLKLPEYIMSIPDVLPALILFEITFDQADVVIDFEHMETIAV, encoded by the coding sequence ATGGATTATAGAAAAGAATTTGAGCGCATGATGCAAACACAAACAGCCATGGCGCTGGCTACAGCGGCAGACGGAGCGCCCAATGTACGCATCGTCAATTTTTATTATGATGCAGAGACGAAAGCCCTGTATTTCTCCACCTTTAGCGACAACCAAAAGGTTGCGGAGTTTGAGAAAAATCCTCATGCTGCATTCACAACGATTCCGGAAAGTGGAGAAGAACACGTTCGGGTCAGGAATGGGATTGTTCGGAAAAGCTCTGTTTCGGTGGAAGCCATCAAGGATCAGTTTCTATTGAAGCTGCCGGAATACATTATGAGCATCCCTGATGTACTTCCTGCGCTTATCCTGTTCGAAATCACCTTTGACCAAGCGGATGTGGTCATTGACTTTGAACACATGGAAACGATTGCGGTATAG
- a CDS encoding VOC family protein, producing MKLEGFGIFVKDMPTMVRFYRDVLGFEIKEEEDSSNVYLVKDGTLFLLYRRTDFEQMAKRSFSYANGIHGHYEIAMGVENYAAVDDTFKRVVSNGAVPVLEPTTEPWGQRTCYVADPEGNLIEIGSFTK from the coding sequence ATGAAATTAGAAGGCTTCGGAATTTTCGTGAAAGATATGCCGACTATGGTGCGTTTTTACCGTGATGTTCTTGGGTTTGAAATCAAGGAGGAAGAAGATTCCAGCAATGTCTATCTGGTGAAAGATGGCACTTTGTTTTTACTTTATCGCAGAACAGATTTTGAGCAGATGGCAAAAAGGTCGTTTTCTTATGCGAATGGCATCCATGGCCATTATGAAATTGCGATGGGTGTAGAAAACTATGCCGCAGTAGATGATACCTTTAAGCGGGTTGTGTCAAACGGTGCCGTGCCGGTCTTAGAACCTACAACAGAGCCGTGGGGACAGCGGACTTGCTATGTTGCAGATCCAGAGGGCAACTTAATTGAAATTGGTTCCTTTACCAAATAA
- a CDS encoding GyrI-like domain-containing protein, with the protein MNYEVVHLEEKIIVGVSAATSNSDPEMGKIIGGLWEKLYQGGINAVIKNKVNEYAIGLYSDYTADGYCVTAGNEVSKAENPELTVKTIPAGKYAKFSVHGHMEKAVSDSWGEIWQTDLDRSFTGDFEEYRNADPENCDIDIYIALK; encoded by the coding sequence ATGAACTACGAAGTTGTGCATTTAGAGGAAAAGATTATTGTTGGGGTAAGTGCTGCGACCAGCAACAGCGACCCTGAAATGGGGAAAATCATTGGCGGGCTTTGGGAGAAGTTATACCAAGGCGGCATCAATGCCGTGATAAAAAACAAGGTAAACGAGTACGCCATTGGGCTGTATTCCGATTATACGGCCGATGGGTACTGTGTAACAGCGGGTAATGAGGTTTCCAAGGCAGAAAATCCTGAACTGACCGTAAAAACAATCCCTGCCGGAAAATACGCAAAATTCTCTGTGCATGGGCATATGGAAAAGGCCGTCTCTGACTCATGGGGAGAGATTTGGCAGACGGATTTAGACCGCAGCTTTACAGGCGATTTCGAGGAATACCGAAATGCCGACCCGGAAAACTGTGATATTGATATCTACATTGCTCTGAAGTAA
- a CDS encoding helix-turn-helix transcriptional regulator, protein MQINRLFEMVYLLLNKKSMTAGELATHFEVSPRTIYRDVELLSSAGIPIYMTKGKGGGISLLPDFVLNKTVLTDGEKSDILAALHAVDAVNLEQTNTAVQKLSSLFGNTSADWVEVDFSGWANADEEAQLFSLLKSAILGKKKVAFQYHSSEGSTQRTAEPMKLCFKGQSWYLYAFCTVRQDYRFFKLRRMKELKLLDERFERTASAKIFEGTKIFQDDFVTITLKLSKKMAYRVYDEFSQYKTLPSGDFIATLTMPRGDWVYQYLATFGEDCEIIEPEDIRLQIKDKLQKTLAQYL, encoded by the coding sequence ATGCAGATTAACAGGCTATTCGAAATGGTTTATCTATTGCTGAACAAAAAAAGTATGACCGCCGGGGAGCTCGCAACACACTTTGAGGTTTCACCCCGCACGATTTACCGGGATGTAGAGCTTCTATCCTCGGCGGGAATACCCATTTATATGACCAAGGGCAAGGGTGGTGGAATTTCACTGCTCCCTGACTTCGTTCTCAATAAAACTGTCCTGACCGATGGCGAAAAGTCAGATATTCTCGCTGCACTTCACGCAGTAGATGCGGTCAACTTGGAGCAAACCAATACTGCGGTGCAAAAGCTGTCCTCCCTATTTGGAAACACCAGCGCCGATTGGGTTGAAGTTGATTTCTCCGGCTGGGCAAACGCCGATGAGGAAGCGCAGCTGTTCAGCCTGCTGAAAAGCGCCATTCTCGGAAAGAAAAAAGTGGCGTTTCAGTATCACAGCAGTGAGGGCAGCACGCAGCGCACAGCAGAACCCATGAAACTCTGCTTTAAGGGACAGAGCTGGTATCTTTATGCTTTCTGCACAGTGCGTCAAGATTATCGGTTTTTCAAACTGCGGCGCATGAAAGAATTGAAGCTGCTTGACGAGCGCTTTGAACGCACTGCCTCCGCGAAGATATTTGAAGGCACAAAAATATTTCAAGATGATTTCGTGACAATCACACTGAAGCTGTCAAAGAAAATGGCGTATCGTGTCTATGATGAATTTTCACAATACAAAACGCTTCCCAGCGGTGATTTCATTGCGACGCTCACCATGCCCAGAGGCGATTGGGTCTATCAATATCTTGCGACCTTTGGTGAGGATTGTGAGATCATAGAACCGGAGGATATCCGCCTGCAAATCAAGGATAAGCTGCAAAAAACACTGGCACAATATTTATAA